One stretch of Mangifera indica cultivar Alphonso chromosome 9, CATAS_Mindica_2.1, whole genome shotgun sequence DNA includes these proteins:
- the LOC123224846 gene encoding enoyl-[acyl-carrier-protein] reductase [NADH], chloroplastic-like isoform X1, which yields MAAKAASSLQMARVRPCISTSHRAFKAGVAFVSGVSKKASLAKLASAGHLSSAQPLHRSFMSSSVKLDKFVTKAMAEFSDSKPVSGLSIDLRGKKAFIAGVADDNGYGWAIAKSLATAGAEILVGTWVPALNIFETSLRRGKFDESRVLPDGSLMEITKVYPLDAVYDSPEDVPEDVKANKRYAGSSKWTVKEVAESVKQDFGSIDILVHSLANGPEVSKPLLETSRNGYLAAVSASSYSYVSLLKHFVPIMNPGGSSISLTYIASERIIPGYGGGMSSAKAALESDTRVLAFEAGRKHKIRVNTISAGPLRSRAAKAIGFIDTMIEYSLENAPLQKELSADEVGNTAAFLASPLATAITGAVIYVDNGLNAMGVGVNSPIFKELDISKSNH from the exons ATGGCAGCAAAAGCGGCTTCCAGCCTTCAGATGGCAAGAGTGAGGCCTTGCATTTCAACTTCTCATAGAGCCTTCAAGGCAGGTGTTGCCTTTGTTTCTGGAGTTTCTAAGAAAGCTTCCTTGGCCAAGCTTGCAAGCGCTGGTCACCTATCATCTGCTCAACCTCTCCACCGGAGTTTTATGTCATCATCGGTAAAACTTGACAAGTTTGTTACAAAAGCAATGGCTGAATTTAGTGATAGCAAGCCTGTATCAGGTTTATCAATTGATTTGAGAG GTAAGAAGGCATTTATTGCTGGTGTTGCTGATGACAACGGATACGGTTGGGCTATAGCAAAATCTCTTGCTACTGCTGGTGCAGAAATTTTGGTGGGAACGTGGGTGCCT GCTTTGAACATTTTTGAAACCAGTTTGCGACGTGGAAAGTTTGATGAATCACGTGT GTTGCCAGATGGTTCTTTGATGGAAATCACCAAAGTGTATCCCCTAGATGCAGTCTATGACAGCCCTGAGGATGTGCCGGAAGAT GTGAAAGCAAATAAGCGTTATGCAGGGTCCTCTAAGTGGACTGTTAAg GAAGTTGCTGAATCTGTTAAACAGGATTTTGGCAGCATCGACATCCTTGTGCATTCACTTGCCAATGGGCCAGAG GTGAGTAAACCTCTGCTAGAGACATCGAGGAACGGATATCTTGCGGCTGTGTCTGCTTCAAGTTACTCTTATGTTTCCTTACTCAAGCATTTTGTTCCAATAATGAATCCAG GTGGTTCATCAATTTCTCTAACATACATTGCTTCGGAGAGGATCATTCCAGG ATACGGTGGAGGTATGAGTTCTGCTAAAGCTGCGCTAGAGAGTGACACAAGA GTGCTTGCTTTTGAAGCAGGAAGAAAGCACAAAATCAGGGTCAATACCATATCTGCTG GACCACTAAGAAGCCGTGCTGCAAAAGCAATTGGATTCATAGACACAATGATTGAATATTCATTAGAGAATGCGCCCTTGCAGAAAGAACTATCTGCAG ATGAGGTGGGGAACACAGCAGCCTTCTTAGCATCACCTTTGGCAACCGCAATTACCGGGGCTGTTATATATGTCGACAATGGTCTTAATGCAATGGGAGTGGGTGTCAACAGTCCAATATTCAAGGAGCTTGACATATCAAAAAGCAATCACTAG
- the LOC123224846 gene encoding enoyl-[acyl-carrier-protein] reductase [NADH], chloroplastic-like isoform X2, producing MARVRPCISTSHRAFKAGVAFVSGVSKKASLAKLASAGHLSSAQPLHRSFMSSSVKLDKFVTKAMAEFSDSKPVSGLSIDLRGKKAFIAGVADDNGYGWAIAKSLATAGAEILVGTWVPALNIFETSLRRGKFDESRVLPDGSLMEITKVYPLDAVYDSPEDVPEDVKANKRYAGSSKWTVKEVAESVKQDFGSIDILVHSLANGPEVSKPLLETSRNGYLAAVSASSYSYVSLLKHFVPIMNPGGSSISLTYIASERIIPGYGGGMSSAKAALESDTRVLAFEAGRKHKIRVNTISAGPLRSRAAKAIGFIDTMIEYSLENAPLQKELSADEVGNTAAFLASPLATAITGAVIYVDNGLNAMGVGVNSPIFKELDISKSNH from the exons ATGGCAAGAGTGAGGCCTTGCATTTCAACTTCTCATAGAGCCTTCAAGGCAGGTGTTGCCTTTGTTTCTGGAGTTTCTAAGAAAGCTTCCTTGGCCAAGCTTGCAAGCGCTGGTCACCTATCATCTGCTCAACCTCTCCACCGGAGTTTTATGTCATCATCGGTAAAACTTGACAAGTTTGTTACAAAAGCAATGGCTGAATTTAGTGATAGCAAGCCTGTATCAGGTTTATCAATTGATTTGAGAG GTAAGAAGGCATTTATTGCTGGTGTTGCTGATGACAACGGATACGGTTGGGCTATAGCAAAATCTCTTGCTACTGCTGGTGCAGAAATTTTGGTGGGAACGTGGGTGCCT GCTTTGAACATTTTTGAAACCAGTTTGCGACGTGGAAAGTTTGATGAATCACGTGT GTTGCCAGATGGTTCTTTGATGGAAATCACCAAAGTGTATCCCCTAGATGCAGTCTATGACAGCCCTGAGGATGTGCCGGAAGAT GTGAAAGCAAATAAGCGTTATGCAGGGTCCTCTAAGTGGACTGTTAAg GAAGTTGCTGAATCTGTTAAACAGGATTTTGGCAGCATCGACATCCTTGTGCATTCACTTGCCAATGGGCCAGAG GTGAGTAAACCTCTGCTAGAGACATCGAGGAACGGATATCTTGCGGCTGTGTCTGCTTCAAGTTACTCTTATGTTTCCTTACTCAAGCATTTTGTTCCAATAATGAATCCAG GTGGTTCATCAATTTCTCTAACATACATTGCTTCGGAGAGGATCATTCCAGG ATACGGTGGAGGTATGAGTTCTGCTAAAGCTGCGCTAGAGAGTGACACAAGA GTGCTTGCTTTTGAAGCAGGAAGAAAGCACAAAATCAGGGTCAATACCATATCTGCTG GACCACTAAGAAGCCGTGCTGCAAAAGCAATTGGATTCATAGACACAATGATTGAATATTCATTAGAGAATGCGCCCTTGCAGAAAGAACTATCTGCAG ATGAGGTGGGGAACACAGCAGCCTTCTTAGCATCACCTTTGGCAACCGCAATTACCGGGGCTGTTATATATGTCGACAATGGTCTTAATGCAATGGGAGTGGGTGTCAACAGTCCAATATTCAAGGAGCTTGACATATCAAAAAGCAATCACTAG
- the LOC123225351 gene encoding non-structural maintenance of chromosomes element 4 homolog A-like, which translates to MRKAAKREPANTSGSSRERVSDNAEQLRSVKREKVSHSRVDLGADDESTQASQQDAVQRRVLRSKYLAVMNKINDQRDDLSRIDSQKFNTIINEVENLHQLVQKPREQVADAEALLDIANTLVSSVQSQSNAGVTPTDFVSCLISEFGQSNGRRLASQENTQISINWKDIGLAISPFLSTCHGCCTMIGPMNSEVKQRKKIADRRKHEKPTQAARPEEVDSTEAEKKTDTDKNMSIMFEILRRKKRVRLESLILNRMSFAQTVENMFALSFLVKDGRIEITVDENGSHIVAPRNAPSANAVMSGDVTYKHFVFRFDYKDWKLMMDAVPAGEELMPHREKSNSYGVPQAEPAALISQAAALRTTPIKKLSRNRGLVIREESVVEDSPELEDAVAGRRATNMLRCKRKLI; encoded by the exons ATGAGAAAAGCAGCGAAGCGAGAGCCGGCCAACACTAGTGGTAGTAGTAGAGAACGAGTTAGCGACAATGCGGAGCAACTCAGGTCCGTGAAGCGCGAGAAAGTGAGTCATAGCCGAGTCGATTTGGGCGCCGATGATGAGTCGACTCAGGCGAGTCAACAAGATGCGGTCCAGCGTAGAGTTCTTCGGTCGAAGTACCTCGCTGTAATGAACAAGATCAACG ATCAACGGGATGATTTGTCGAGAATAGATTCTCAGAAGTTCAACACAATCATTAACGAAGTTGAGAATTTGCATCAATTAG TGCAGAAGCCAAGGGAACAGGTAGCAGATGCAGAAGCACTGTTGGATATTGCTAATACATTGGTGTCTTCTGTCCAGTCACAATCCAATGCGGGAGTAACACCAACTGATTTTGTCAGTTGTTTGATATCTGAGTTTGGGCAATCCAATGGTAGGAGATTAGCCTCCCAAGAAAATACCCAAATATCAATCAATTGGAAAGATATTGGTCTTGCTATTTCGCCGTTTTTATCAACATGCCATGGTTGTTGCACCAT GATTGGGCCTATGAATAGTGAGGTTAAACAAAGGAAGAAGATTGCTGATCGCAGAAAGCATGAAAAGCCTACTCAAGCTGCAAGACCCGAGGAG GTTGATAGCACTGAGGCAGAGAAGAAAACAGATACAGATAAGAATATGTCAATAATGTTTGAGAtcttaagaaggaaaaaacgTGTTAGACTTGAAAGTTTAATTCTAAATAGAATGTCATTTGCTCAGACTGTTGAGAACATGTTTGCCCTGTCATTCTTAGTTAAAGATGGTCGCATTGAAATAACTGTTGATGAAAATGGCTCTCATATAGTTG cACCTAGGAATGCGCCAAGTGCCAATGCTGTCATGTCTGGCGATGTTACATATAAGCATTTTGTCTTCAgatttgattataaggattgGAAG TTAATGATGGATGCGGTACCTGCTGGGGAGGAGCTGATGCCGCATAGggaaaaatcaaactcttatgGTGTTCCTCAGGCAGAACCAGCAGCATTAATCTCTCAAGCAGCAGCATTACGCACAACCCCAATCAAGAAATTATCCAGGAACCGTGGCTTGGTAATAAGAGAAGAATCAGTTGTCGAAGATTCGCCTGAACTTGAAGATGCAGTTGCTGGTAGAAGAGCCACCAATATGCTAAGGTGTAAGCGTAAACTCATCTGA